The region TGCTCCTGCTGGGCCGTATAGGAAGGGACCGGGCCATGACGACCATTTCGAAAGAAACGCGCGCGGCGGCTTATGTGCGGCCCCTTGCATCTCCGCCGCTCCGCTTCCTCGCGCTGCTTGCCCTGTGTTCGGCGTACATCCAGGGGCCGCTGATGAAAATATATGACTTCGGCGGCGCGATCGCGGAGATGAACCATTTTGGCCTGACGCCGGCTCCGCTGTTCGCGGTCGGGGTCATCGTCTTCGAACTCGCGATGTCGGCGCTCATCCTTCTCGGCATCTTCCGCTGGGCGGCCGCACTCTGCCTGGCAGGCTTTACCGTGGCGGCGACCTTCCTGGCGTTCCGCTTCTGGGAGCTGCCGTCCGGCATGGAGCGCATGATGGTGACCAACGGTTTCTTCGAGCATCTCGGCCTCGCCGGCGCGTTCGTCCTTGTTGCCTGGCACGATCTGCACGAGCGCACCGTTTCCGGAAAGATGCGTGCGCTATGACGGACGCAGCAGCAACGACAAGTGGCTTTGCGCCGCTGCGCCAGAAGGTCTTCGCCGTCCTCTGGGTCGCGACGATCGTCGGCAACACCGGCAGTTTCATCCGCGATGTCGCCAGTGCCTGGCTGGTGACCGACCTGTCGGCTGCGCCCGCCGCCGTCGCGATGGTGCAGGCTGCCGGGACGCTTCCGATCTTCCTGCTGGCTATTCCGGCAGGGGTGCTTTCCGACATTCTCGATCGCCGCAAGTTGCTGATCGTCATCCAGCTTCTCCTTGCGGCCGCCAGCGTCTGTCTTATGCTCTTGTCGGCGACCGGACTTCAGTCGGTCAGCTCGCTGATCGCGCTCACCTTCGTCGGCGGAATCGGCGCGGCGCTGATGGCTCCCACATGGCAGGCGATCGTTCCCGAGCTTGTGTCGAAACAGGACGTCAAGAGCGCTGTCGCCCTGAACTCGCTCGGCATCAACATTTCCCGTTCGATCGGTCCGGCGGTCGGTGGCCTGCTGCTCGCTTGGTTTGGCGCGGCCGTCACCTACGGCGTCGACGTCATCAGCTATGTCTTCGTGATCGTGGCTCTGATGTGGTGGAGACGCCCCGCAACTCCAGACGACGGACTCTCGGAGCGCTTCTTCGGAGCCTTCCGCGCCGGACTCCGCTTCGCGAAGGCCAGCCGCGAGCTGCACGTCGTGCTGTTGCGCGCGGCTGTCTTCTTCGCATTCGCCAGTGCCGTCTGGGCGCTTCTTCCACTCGTCGCCCGCAATCTCCTCGGCGGCGACGCGGGCTTTTACGGCATCCTCCTTGGCGCGGTCGGCGCTGGAGCCATCGGCGGCGCTCTAATCTTGCCGAGGCTGCGGACACGTTTCGACGCCGACGCGCTTCTGCTGGGGGCCGCAGTCGTTACCGCAGCAGTCATGGCAATCCTCTCGGTCGCCCCGCCGCAATGGGCAGCCATCATGGCACTTCTTGCGCTCGGCGCTGCCTGGATCACGGCGCTGACCACGTTGAACGGCGCGGCCCAGGCGATCCTGCCTAATTGGGTGCGGGGCCGCTCGCTGGCCGTCTATCTGACCGTCTTCAACGGTGCGATGACGGCGGGAAGTCTCGCCTGGGGCGCTGTCGCTGAGGCACTGGACATCCCGCTCACTCTCAATATCAGTGCCATTGGCCTTGCTGCAGCCGGACTCCTCTTCCATTTCGTCAAGCTGCCGAAGGGCGAGTCCGATCTTATCGCCTCAAACCATTGGCCCGAACCGTTGGTCGCCGCACCCGTCGACAACGACCGCGGTCCCGTCCTCATCTTCATCGAGTATAAAGTCGACAAAACCGAGCGTCCGGACTTCCTGACGGCACTGGCGAGGCTTTCGAACGAGCGCCGTCGCGACGGGGCGTATGGCTGGGGCGTCACCGAGGACGCTGCCGATCCGGAGAGGATCGTCGAATGGTTCATGGTTGAATCCTGGGCCGAGCACCTGCGCCAGCACCGGCGCGTCTCTAAGGCCGACGCCGATGTCCAGCAAGAAGTCCGCCGCTTTCACAAGGGTGCAGAAGCGCCCGTCGTGAGCCACCTTTTGTCGATCAATCGTCCCCAGCAAACC is a window of Sinorhizobium numidicum DNA encoding:
- a CDS encoding DoxX family protein, yielding MTTISKETRAAAYVRPLASPPLRFLALLALCSAYIQGPLMKIYDFGGAIAEMNHFGLTPAPLFAVGVIVFELAMSALILLGIFRWAAALCLAGFTVAATFLAFRFWELPSGMERMMVTNGFFEHLGLAGAFVLVAWHDLHERTVSGKMRAL
- a CDS encoding MFS transporter, with product MTDAAATTSGFAPLRQKVFAVLWVATIVGNTGSFIRDVASAWLVTDLSAAPAAVAMVQAAGTLPIFLLAIPAGVLSDILDRRKLLIVIQLLLAAASVCLMLLSATGLQSVSSLIALTFVGGIGAALMAPTWQAIVPELVSKQDVKSAVALNSLGINISRSIGPAVGGLLLAWFGAAVTYGVDVISYVFVIVALMWWRRPATPDDGLSERFFGAFRAGLRFAKASRELHVVLLRAAVFFAFASAVWALLPLVARNLLGGDAGFYGILLGAVGAGAIGGALILPRLRTRFDADALLLGAAVVTAAVMAILSVAPPQWAAIMALLALGAAWITALTTLNGAAQAILPNWVRGRSLAVYLTVFNGAMTAGSLAWGAVAEALDIPLTLNISAIGLAAAGLLFHFVKLPKGESDLIASNHWPEPLVAAPVDNDRGPVLIFIEYKVDKTERPDFLTALARLSNERRRDGAYGWGVTEDAADPERIVEWFMVESWAEHLRQHRRVSKADADVQQEVRRFHKGAEAPVVSHLLSINRPQQT